In Maridesulfovibrio sp., a single genomic region encodes these proteins:
- the epsC gene encoding serine O-acetyltransferase EpsC has translation MVSKIGNPLLTDVVEALCEENSYESVYHMPEHDRPMPSLEALGELVGRLQAVLFPGYFGDSEIRPETMRYHIGGNLDVAYRILVEQVLRGHCFFCKADELRCMDCEADAKRIASEFMSRLPEIRRLLATDVQAAYIGDPASKSPGETIFCYPSITALTHHRIAHELYKLEVDLIPRIIGEMAHSKTGIDIHPGARIGEHFFIDHGTGTVIGETCIIGRNVRLYQGVTLGAKSFPQDDSGNLIKGIPRHPIVEDDVIVYSGATILGRVTIGQGAVIGGNVWVTRSVEAGERLLQR, from the coding sequence ATGGTCAGCAAGATCGGGAATCCCCTTTTGACGGATGTGGTCGAGGCCCTTTGCGAGGAAAACTCATACGAATCCGTCTATCACATGCCGGAACACGACCGGCCCATGCCTTCTCTGGAGGCTCTCGGAGAGTTGGTGGGAAGGCTGCAGGCGGTTCTTTTTCCGGGATATTTCGGTGATTCCGAAATCCGGCCCGAAACCATGCGCTACCACATCGGCGGAAATCTGGATGTGGCCTACCGCATTCTGGTGGAGCAGGTTCTGCGCGGGCACTGTTTTTTCTGCAAGGCTGACGAACTCCGCTGCATGGATTGCGAGGCAGACGCAAAGCGCATTGCTTCCGAGTTCATGTCCAGACTGCCGGAAATCCGCAGGCTGCTTGCTACCGATGTTCAGGCCGCCTACATAGGCGACCCGGCTTCAAAGAGTCCCGGCGAGACTATTTTTTGCTACCCCAGCATAACCGCCCTTACTCATCATCGTATTGCTCACGAGCTTTACAAGCTGGAAGTGGACCTCATCCCCCGCATCATCGGCGAGATGGCCCACTCCAAGACCGGTATCGATATCCATCCCGGAGCAAGGATCGGGGAGCATTTCTTCATCGACCACGGGACCGGTACGGTTATAGGTGAAACCTGTATCATCGGCCGTAATGTTCGCCTCTATCAGGGTGTCACCCTCGGCGCCAAGAGCTTCCCGCAGGACGATTCCGGCAACCTGATCAAAGGCATACCCCGCCATCCCATAGTGGAGGATGATGTCATAGTCTATTCCGGGGCCACAATCCTCGGAAGGGTTACCATAGGGCAGGGCGCGGTCATTGGCGGCAACGTCTGGGTGACACGTTCAGTGGAGGCCGGAGAACGTTTGCTGCAGCGGTAG